The following coding sequences lie in one Paroedura picta isolate Pp20150507F chromosome 10, Ppicta_v3.0, whole genome shotgun sequence genomic window:
- the LOC143819413 gene encoding CD209 antigen-like protein 2 isoform X2, with translation MPPKENAPDKTGKDAKDAKGTAPAAPAAPPEPTEFNLLLMNPRFKYVTMGVTGLVIFTTLLVFLLYCIYVDKATQIIGAVSSMRGVLSYHNESYDLLPDKEIMATMENLLVIFVNQERMNKRAQHEIDQITKLLDKGWMPFGGFLFYFSPGTGQNQDTAVKACEATESTLAYIQSQEEEAFLESVATTNKKRYWIGLTKPSNHWEWITGEKLTTAYWAAGSPSASENSPKTCVEIQGGAPKLHAWGDVLCALTKNWICKLTPDPELSRIRP, from the exons ATGCCCCCCAAGG AAAACGCACCTGACAAGACTGGGAAAGATGCAAAGGATGCAAAAG GAACAGCGCCGGCAGCTCCAGCTGCACCTCCCGAACCAACTGAATTCAACCTTCTCTTGATGAATCCCAGGTTCAAATATGTAACAATGGGAGTGACTGGACTGGTGATCTTTACGACTTTGCTGGTATTTCTGCTGT ATTGCATATATGTGGATAAAGCCACCCAAATAATTGGTGCTGTATCAAGCATGCGGGGAGTTTTGTCCTATCACAATGAGAGCTATGACTTGTTGCCTG ATAAAGAGATTATGGCTACAATGGAGAATCTACTGGTCATTTTTGTAAATCAGGAAAGAATGAATAAAAGAGCACAGCACGAGATCG ACCAAATCACCAAGCTTCTGGATAAAGGATGGATGCCATTTGGTGGATTCCTCTTTTACTTCTCCCCTGGAACTGGACAGAACCAGGATACAGCTGTCAAGGCATGCGAGGCAACTGAAAGCACTCTGGCTTATATTCAATCTCAGGAAGAGGAG GCATTTTTAGAGAGTGTCGCCACCACTAACAAGAAACGTTACTGGATTGGACTTACCAAGCCTTCAAATCACTGGGAATGGATAACTGGTGAGAAACTGACGACCGC ATACTGGGCTGCAGGGAGTCCATCCGCGTCGGAAAACTCCCCAAAGACGTGTGTCGAAATACAAGGAGGTGCTCCTAAACTGCATGCCTGGGGTGATGTCTTGTGTGCGTTGACCAAAAACTGGATTTGTAAACTGACACCTGATCCAGAGTTGAGTAGAATTAGACCTTGA
- the LOC143819413 gene encoding CD209 antigen-like protein 2 isoform X1, producing MPPKVAENAPDKTGKDAKDAKGTAPAAPAAPPEPTEFNLLLMNPRFKYVTMGVTGLVIFTTLLVFLLYCIYVDKATQIIGAVSSMRGVLSYHNESYDLLPDKEIMATMENLLVIFVNQERMNKRAQHEIDQITKLLDKGWMPFGGFLFYFSPGTGQNQDTAVKACEATESTLAYIQSQEEEAFLESVATTNKKRYWIGLTKPSNHWEWITGEKLTTAYWAAGSPSASENSPKTCVEIQGGAPKLHAWGDVLCALTKNWICKLTPDPELSRIRP from the exons ATGCCCCCCAAGG TTGCAGAAAACGCACCTGACAAGACTGGGAAAGATGCAAAGGATGCAAAAG GAACAGCGCCGGCAGCTCCAGCTGCACCTCCCGAACCAACTGAATTCAACCTTCTCTTGATGAATCCCAGGTTCAAATATGTAACAATGGGAGTGACTGGACTGGTGATCTTTACGACTTTGCTGGTATTTCTGCTGT ATTGCATATATGTGGATAAAGCCACCCAAATAATTGGTGCTGTATCAAGCATGCGGGGAGTTTTGTCCTATCACAATGAGAGCTATGACTTGTTGCCTG ATAAAGAGATTATGGCTACAATGGAGAATCTACTGGTCATTTTTGTAAATCAGGAAAGAATGAATAAAAGAGCACAGCACGAGATCG ACCAAATCACCAAGCTTCTGGATAAAGGATGGATGCCATTTGGTGGATTCCTCTTTTACTTCTCCCCTGGAACTGGACAGAACCAGGATACAGCTGTCAAGGCATGCGAGGCAACTGAAAGCACTCTGGCTTATATTCAATCTCAGGAAGAGGAG GCATTTTTAGAGAGTGTCGCCACCACTAACAAGAAACGTTACTGGATTGGACTTACCAAGCCTTCAAATCACTGGGAATGGATAACTGGTGAGAAACTGACGACCGC ATACTGGGCTGCAGGGAGTCCATCCGCGTCGGAAAACTCCCCAAAGACGTGTGTCGAAATACAAGGAGGTGCTCCTAAACTGCATGCCTGGGGTGATGTCTTGTGTGCGTTGACCAAAAACTGGATTTGTAAACTGACACCTGATCCAGAGTTGAGTAGAATTAGACCTTGA